A genomic stretch from Limnobacter thiooxidans includes:
- a CDS encoding DUF4279 domain-containing protein yields MKTDTSSDSTTTLVFCRPGVDPSFITRTLGLQPTESKAAIDPSDIGTWKLSINLLAEANTIEAQIGEWLDFLEPRGEALARLLGLGYSPYLECRAEPRSLSLCIEPEHLIRLGKLGISLSVWLYEYPLQPIV; encoded by the coding sequence ATGAAAACCGACACGAGCAGTGACAGCACTACAACACTTGTGTTTTGCCGTCCAGGCGTCGATCCAAGTTTTATAACGAGAACGCTGGGTCTTCAACCAACCGAGTCGAAGGCGGCGATTGACCCTTCTGATATCGGAACCTGGAAGCTAAGCATCAATTTGTTAGCGGAAGCCAATACGATCGAGGCACAGATTGGTGAGTGGCTCGACTTCTTGGAACCGAGAGGTGAAGCTTTGGCGCGCCTCTTAGGCCTCGGATACTCACCATACCTTGAATGTCGAGCAGAACCACGGTCTCTATCACTTTGTATTGAACCTGAACACCTAATTCGCCTTGGCAAACTTGGTATTTCCCTTAGCGTCTGGTTGTATGAGTATCCACTTCAGCCGATTGTCTAA
- a CDS encoding Imm50 family immunity protein — translation MIEHADKVESYFGYWPLFCDGKIKSIAFVQPGTITLVIFYIDADKQKGAEVTLTFSGVTDLELSELSSENVIDALHISEELPIEVTLEACYGLAGRFKCAGAKVSYVLKKP, via the coding sequence ATGATCGAGCACGCTGACAAAGTTGAATCCTACTTCGGGTATTGGCCGCTCTTCTGCGACGGGAAGATAAAGAGCATTGCCTTCGTTCAACCTGGAACGATCACATTGGTTATCTTCTACATAGATGCTGATAAGCAAAAAGGGGCTGAAGTAACTCTTACGTTTTCGGGTGTCACAGATCTTGAATTGTCCGAACTGAGTTCAGAAAACGTAATTGATGCTCTCCATATTTCTGAAGAGCTTCCGATCGAGGTCACGCTTGAGGCCTGTTATGGCTTGGCGGGCAGGTTCAAATGTGCGGGTGCAAAGGTGTCATATGTGCTCAAAAAACCGTAA
- a CDS encoding VOC family protein, translating to MHSVFARFVQALLLVSLVVALLGCAAQKGGNAVFEVRYLEIPVSNIERAVDFYEFVFGVELERVVVDGYEMAHFPTLGDGKGADVTLAQGDVYIPSKTGAIIYFHVPDIDAVMIRAAERGAETLYAKKKVAPGTWVAEFEDSEGNRVALSQKNE from the coding sequence ATGCATTCTGTCTTCGCGAGATTTGTACAGGCACTGTTGCTCGTTTCACTTGTTGTTGCTTTGCTCGGCTGTGCGGCGCAAAAGGGAGGAAATGCTGTGTTTGAAGTTCGGTATCTTGAGATTCCAGTTAGCAATATTGAGCGCGCTGTTGACTTCTATGAGTTTGTCTTTGGTGTTGAGCTTGAGCGTGTGGTCGTAGACGGGTACGAGATGGCCCACTTTCCGACGCTTGGTGATGGGAAAGGCGCTGACGTAACGCTCGCTCAAGGCGACGTCTACATTCCGTCGAAGACAGGTGCGATTATCTACTTCCATGTGCCTGACATCGACGCCGTGATGATTCGTGCAGCTGAGCGAGGAGCAGAAACGCTTTATGCAAAGAAAAAGGTTGCGCCTGGCACATGGGTTGCTGAATTTGAGGACTCGGAAGGAAACAGGGTGGCGTTAAGTCAGAAGAACGAGTGA
- a CDS encoding integron integrase, which yields MNSITKTQNSPRLLDQLRTAIRYKHYSYATEKAYVYWVRFYIRFHNLQHPAEMSAAQVEAFLQYLSVKRKVSASTHKQALSALLFLYREVLKQNLPWLDEVSRPTTSKRLPVVLTRQEVSCAFNHLEGVHLLVAKLLYGTGMRIMEALRLRTKDIDFDHNCIIIRCGKGNKDRVVMLPASLAGALKHQLQQANQVWKGDRANLLRGVELPDALQVKYPRAPESWAWFWVFPQEKTSICPVTGIHRRHHLYPQTFRRDFKRALESAAIHKPASPHTLRHSFATHLLQSGADVRTVQTLLGHNDLNTTMIYTHVANCVGGVASPLDSLSRSTIATARPY from the coding sequence ATGAACAGTATAACCAAAACCCAAAACTCGCCACGTTTGCTTGACCAATTGCGCACTGCGATTCGTTACAAACACTATTCCTACGCAACCGAAAAAGCCTATGTGTACTGGGTTCGGTTTTACATTCGTTTTCACAACCTGCAGCACCCGGCTGAAATGTCTGCTGCGCAGGTCGAAGCATTCTTGCAGTATCTAAGCGTCAAGCGAAAAGTTTCGGCATCGACACACAAGCAGGCGCTGTCCGCTTTGCTCTTTCTCTATCGCGAAGTTCTGAAGCAAAACCTGCCTTGGCTTGATGAAGTAAGTCGTCCGACAACTTCCAAGCGATTACCCGTGGTACTTACCCGCCAGGAAGTGAGCTGTGCCTTTAATCACCTTGAAGGCGTTCACCTGCTGGTCGCCAAATTGCTATACGGCACAGGCATGCGAATTATGGAAGCACTTCGCCTGCGTACCAAAGACATTGATTTTGACCACAACTGCATCATCATTCGATGCGGAAAAGGCAACAAAGACAGAGTTGTTATGCTTCCGGCTTCACTTGCTGGCGCTTTGAAACATCAGTTGCAACAGGCAAACCAGGTATGGAAGGGGGATCGAGCCAATTTACTACGGGGTGTGGAGCTTCCTGATGCACTGCAAGTCAAGTATCCGCGTGCGCCCGAAAGTTGGGCGTGGTTCTGGGTATTCCCCCAAGAAAAAACTTCTATTTGTCCTGTTACCGGCATTCATCGCAGGCACCATTTGTATCCACAAACTTTCAGGCGAGACTTCAAGCGCGCACTTGAAAGTGCTGCCATTCACAAACCTGCCTCACCGCACACTCTGCGGCATAGCTTCGCAACGCACTTGCTTCAATCGGGCGCTGATGTTCGAACGGTTCAAACATTGCTGGGTCACAACGACCTGAACACAACCATGATTTACACACACGTTGCGAATTGCGTGGGCGGTGTGGCAAGCCCTTTAGACTCGCTTTCGCGATCTACCATAGCTACCGCAAGGCCATACTGA
- a CDS encoding DUF2971 domain-containing protein has product MESSLRRYTELPYLIDFLQTQELALLNPALWDDRNDSYYIEQFAKANGLLSTYALCLAEASETYHHWRVFSHGGSGACIEFDRVQLISAASVIPGLRAEDVKYKTIDSLRQCAPSQSDLPFLKRYAFSDEKEFRLFYGSAKKGPPVYRMQVPLKAIKRITLSPWLPTSVFNHVKSTLKSIDGCMSLKIYKSTLVENENWKKFAVNGV; this is encoded by the coding sequence ATGGAATCTTCCCTTCGCAGGTACACCGAACTTCCCTACTTAATCGATTTTCTTCAGACCCAAGAACTTGCGCTGCTGAATCCTGCCTTATGGGACGACAGAAATGACTCCTACTATATTGAGCAATTCGCTAAAGCTAACGGACTTCTAAGCACCTATGCTCTTTGCTTGGCTGAAGCGTCCGAAACATACCACCATTGGAGGGTCTTCTCTCATGGTGGTAGCGGGGCTTGTATTGAGTTCGATAGGGTTCAACTAATTTCTGCAGCAAGTGTGATTCCTGGTTTACGAGCAGAGGATGTGAAATACAAAACTATCGACTCACTCCGTCAATGCGCACCATCTCAGTCCGATTTACCGTTTCTAAAGCGTTACGCATTCAGTGACGAAAAAGAATTTAGACTATTTTATGGCTCTGCTAAAAAAGGGCCTCCGGTATATCGCATGCAAGTTCCACTAAAAGCAATCAAGAGAATTACGTTAAGCCCCTGGCTGCCGACCTCGGTCTTTAATCATGTAAAAAGCACTTTAAAATCAATCGACGGCTGTATGTCATTGAAAATATATAAGTCGACACTTGTGGAAAACGAAAACTGGAAAAAGTTCGCGGTGAACGGAGTATAA
- the rcsF gene encoding Rcs stress response system protein RcsF — MKIVFNTIVLSSIVLLAGCVGPLVRIEQIDDFTKNKVQVYPDNSILQKAGVNSLGIVEATSCRNQAWEPPASLENCTAQMQMRAAKLGANGLIVGAGDRQVANFVTTGINRNCWSTVDCTGIAIIVVEESPETK; from the coding sequence ATGAAAATTGTTTTTAATACTATTGTCCTGTCCTCCATCGTACTGCTTGCTGGTTGCGTTGGACCGTTGGTCAGAATTGAGCAAATTGACGATTTCACAAAGAATAAGGTGCAGGTTTATCCTGATAACTCAATTCTTCAAAAAGCTGGGGTTAATTCGCTCGGTATCGTTGAGGCAACATCTTGCCGAAATCAGGCTTGGGAACCCCCGGCCTCTCTAGAGAATTGCACTGCACAAATGCAAATGCGGGCCGCAAAATTGGGTGCGAATGGGCTCATCGTTGGTGCGGGTGATCGCCAGGTTGCGAATTTTGTCACCACCGGTATCAACAGAAATTGCTGGAGTACAGTCGATTGCACGGGCATCGCTATCATCGTGGTTGAAGAATCTCCCGAAACGAAGTAG
- a CDS encoding metal-dependent hydrolase — MKVIPVRRDVKINLDESRINNWHEQGEHVTHFFNALSVLFPAGERLFMDSVRAYKDQVTDPELKQAITAFIGQEALHSREHEEYNEMMDRSGLPALKLDKMLWSLLGGLQKGLGKKLSLAGTIALEHYTAIMADAVLKDPKVTGEKSDQGFKQMWQWHAYEETEHKAVAYDVWNTVVPDNVYNRFLRRFGMVLATAIFWPVIAYFHARLVFADPNTKGKHLQGYKAVGKMLLGKGGIFRNAASDFFDYFKADFHPWMHDNSHVLKEIDAFVEQVNNAMRNPNPEVKKAVRARMSKAVSKAAVAA, encoded by the coding sequence ATGAAAGTCATTCCAGTGCGCCGCGACGTCAAAATCAACCTCGACGAGTCCCGCATCAACAATTGGCATGAACAGGGTGAGCACGTCACCCACTTCTTCAACGCCTTGTCCGTGCTGTTCCCAGCCGGCGAGCGCTTGTTCATGGACTCCGTTCGCGCCTACAAAGACCAGGTGACTGACCCCGAACTGAAGCAGGCCATCACTGCATTCATCGGCCAGGAAGCACTGCATAGCCGCGAACACGAGGAATACAACGAAATGATGGACCGCAGTGGTCTGCCCGCTTTGAAGCTGGACAAAATGCTGTGGAGCCTGCTGGGTGGTTTGCAAAAAGGCCTGGGCAAGAAATTGTCTTTGGCTGGCACCATTGCGCTGGAACATTACACAGCCATCATGGCTGATGCCGTTCTGAAAGATCCAAAAGTGACTGGTGAAAAATCAGACCAGGGCTTCAAGCAAATGTGGCAGTGGCACGCTTACGAAGAAACAGAGCACAAGGCTGTTGCCTATGACGTGTGGAACACAGTTGTGCCCGACAACGTGTACAACCGCTTCCTGCGCCGCTTCGGCATGGTACTGGCCACCGCAATTTTCTGGCCCGTAATTGCTTACTTCCACGCACGCCTGGTATTTGCAGACCCCAACACCAAGGGCAAGCACCTGCAAGGTTACAAGGCCGTTGGTAAAATGTTGCTGGGCAAAGGCGGTATTTTCCGCAACGCCGCCAGCGACTTCTTTGATTACTTCAAAGCCGACTTCCACCCATGGATGCACGACAACAGCCACGTGCTGAAAGAAATCGACGCATTCGTTGAGCAAGTCAACAACGCCATGCGCAACCCGAACCCAGAAGTGAAAAAAGCAGTGCGTGCTCGCATGAGCAAGGCTGTTTCAAAGGCCGCAGTAGCCGCCTGA
- a CDS encoding DUF7684 family protein encodes MSYAQKVIIHSKSGANNTLEALVEQFISDGVRFVAVAGKDCALIEDIIDEIVVGDGSDNTRFILTSSHPGESLEEVIQFVRIVTQGTGEPQLVEL; translated from the coding sequence ATGAGCTACGCGCAAAAGGTCATCATCCATAGCAAGTCCGGCGCAAACAACACGCTAGAGGCGTTGGTCGAGCAATTCATTTCCGACGGCGTTCGCTTCGTTGCAGTTGCAGGCAAGGACTGCGCGTTAATCGAAGACATCATCGATGAAATTGTTGTCGGTGATGGTAGCGATAACACGCGCTTCATCCTTACATCCTCACATCCTGGCGAGTCTTTGGAGGAAGTTATACAGTTCGTCCGCATCGTCACTCAAGGCACTGGCGAGCCCCAGCTCGTGGAACTATGA